A single Nitrosospira multiformis ATCC 25196 DNA region contains:
- the orn gene encoding oligoribonuclease, with amino-acid sequence MTQDNGRLIWIDMEMSGLSPDRDRILEIALVVTDSQLEVLAEAPVLVLSQSESVLEGMDSWNKSTHAKSGLVEKVRASGLTEAEVEVHMIAFLQEHISAGVSPMCGNSICQDRRFLARWMPRLEAYFHYRNLDVSTLKELAKRWKPEILAGVTKQCKHEALSDIYDSIAELKYYREHFMQAVEP; translated from the coding sequence ATGACACAAGACAATGGCCGTCTCATCTGGATCGATATGGAAATGAGCGGGCTCAGCCCGGACAGGGACCGCATACTCGAAATCGCTCTGGTCGTAACGGATTCGCAGTTGGAGGTTCTTGCAGAAGCTCCGGTGCTGGTCTTGTCGCAATCCGAGTCGGTGCTCGAGGGAATGGATAGCTGGAACAAATCCACGCATGCAAAATCGGGCCTGGTGGAAAAGGTGCGGGCATCCGGGCTGACGGAAGCCGAAGTGGAAGTCCATATGATTGCTTTTCTTCAAGAACATATTTCCGCCGGAGTTTCGCCAATGTGCGGCAATTCGATCTGCCAGGATCGGCGTTTTCTGGCACGCTGGATGCCTCGGCTGGAAGCCTATTTCCATTACCGGAACCTCGACGTAAGCACTTTGAAGGAACTGGCAAAACGCTGGAAGCCAGAAATTCTGGCGGGCGTGACGAAACAGTGCAAGCATGAAGCGCTGTCGGATATATACGACTCCATTGCGGAGCTGAAATATTACCGTGAACATTTCATGCAGGCGGTAGAGCCATGA
- the glgP gene encoding alpha-glucan family phosphorylase, with protein sequence MSKGTLFTIAVTPKIPPRLARLEDLANDLWYSWDRATRSLFSRLDPSLWGAVGHNPKAFLKRVDETLLLKAAEDQVFLANYNSIVSAYDYYHSETLWNGIDASLNPSDKIAYFCFEFGFHESFPIYSGGLGILAGDHCKAASDLRLPLIGIGLLYRQGYFFQTIDNQGNQQVIYADSDFSDLPVAPVLREDGSEVRIKVELLQRPVAIKVWRAKIGHVSLYLLDTDLPENSPGDRDITHQLYGGDRVMRIEQEIVLGVGGIRALREMGIEPTIWHINEGHAAFMMLERIRGHVQQGLDFPAALEAVAASTVFTTHTAVPAGHDHFSDDMMNAYFEPFYRDLKITREDFLALGRVPGSDDFNMTDLAIRASRYQNGVSKIHGNVSARICKDVWPQIEPEENPMSYITNGVHVPTFLAQEWADLFDRYLGYEWRNNMCDTEYWSRIDTIPDHLFWSVRQTLKSQMFYGIRARLTTQNARNHGSEAHLDRLLRFTDPINPNILTLGFGRRFATYKRATLLFEDLDWLRRIMLDQEHPVMIVFAGKAHPADVPGQDLIRRVSEIARMPEFEGQILLVEDYDLRLARRLVAGVDVWINSPVYPLEASGTSGMKAGINGTINLSVLDGWWGEGYDGKNGWAIKPGPENMDAVRRDKEESKDFYETLQDHVVPLYYNRDKLGYSSGWVKMAKNSMKSLLPRYNATRMITEYTMKFYLPAKKQGALYAADDFSNARKIAAWKAFVREAWPGVTIRRLDKPFSQISFGEAVDFRVAVRLNGLHPEDVVVELLICRRLKKTTLCSFKHVRFQFRGIEEESAEHLFELDHTPDLCGKLDYYIRVYPYHALLTHPFEMGMMVWL encoded by the coding sequence ATGTCGAAAGGCACCTTGTTTACCATTGCTGTCACCCCGAAGATACCGCCTCGGCTGGCACGTCTCGAAGACCTTGCCAACGATCTGTGGTATAGCTGGGATCGAGCCACGCGCTCGCTGTTCTCACGCCTCGACCCAAGTCTGTGGGGAGCCGTCGGGCATAATCCGAAGGCTTTCCTCAAGCGGGTGGATGAAACGCTGCTGCTCAAGGCAGCCGAAGATCAGGTTTTCCTGGCCAATTACAATAGCATAGTATCCGCTTATGACTATTATCATTCGGAGACGTTGTGGAATGGCATCGATGCGAGCCTGAATCCGAGCGACAAGATCGCCTATTTCTGCTTCGAATTTGGTTTTCATGAGAGTTTCCCGATTTATTCGGGAGGACTTGGCATTCTGGCAGGGGACCACTGTAAGGCCGCCAGTGACTTGCGCCTGCCATTGATCGGCATCGGCTTGCTCTACCGTCAGGGATATTTCTTCCAGACGATCGATAACCAGGGGAATCAGCAGGTCATTTATGCTGATTCGGATTTTTCGGATTTGCCTGTTGCGCCCGTTCTGCGGGAGGATGGATCTGAAGTAAGAATAAAAGTGGAATTGCTGCAACGCCCGGTGGCGATAAAGGTCTGGCGGGCAAAAATAGGACATGTAAGTCTGTATCTGCTGGACACGGATCTCCCTGAAAACTCACCCGGCGATCGCGACATCACACATCAGCTCTATGGGGGGGACAGAGTGATGCGCATCGAGCAGGAGATCGTGCTTGGCGTGGGCGGGATCCGCGCTCTACGAGAAATGGGCATCGAGCCGACGATATGGCATATCAATGAAGGCCATGCGGCTTTCATGATGCTCGAGCGCATTCGCGGCCACGTGCAGCAAGGCCTGGATTTTCCCGCGGCGCTCGAAGCTGTAGCCGCAAGCACCGTATTTACGACTCATACGGCAGTGCCGGCCGGCCACGATCACTTCAGCGACGACATGATGAATGCCTATTTTGAGCCGTTCTATCGTGATCTCAAAATTACACGCGAGGACTTTCTCGCGCTTGGGCGTGTCCCGGGGAGTGATGATTTCAACATGACCGATCTCGCCATCCGGGCTTCGCGCTATCAGAATGGTGTAAGCAAGATCCACGGGAATGTATCTGCGCGCATCTGCAAGGATGTATGGCCGCAGATCGAGCCGGAAGAAAATCCGATGTCATACATCACGAACGGAGTGCATGTTCCCACGTTTCTCGCGCAGGAATGGGCCGACCTGTTCGACCGCTACCTGGGATACGAGTGGCGCAATAACATGTGCGATACAGAATACTGGTCGCGCATCGATACCATTCCTGATCATCTATTCTGGAGTGTCCGGCAAACTCTGAAATCCCAAATGTTCTATGGCATACGCGCGCGCCTCACCACGCAGAATGCCCGGAATCATGGTTCCGAAGCGCATCTTGACCGGCTTCTGCGCTTTACCGATCCTATTAATCCGAACATCCTGACACTCGGCTTTGGCCGGCGCTTCGCCACCTATAAGCGCGCGACCCTGCTATTCGAGGATCTCGATTGGTTGCGCAGAATCATGCTTGACCAGGAACACCCGGTGATGATCGTCTTTGCCGGAAAAGCGCATCCTGCCGACGTGCCTGGACAGGATTTGATCCGGAGAGTGAGCGAGATTGCGCGAATGCCCGAATTCGAGGGCCAGATTCTCCTGGTCGAAGATTATGATCTCCGCCTTGCCCGTCGTCTGGTGGCCGGCGTGGACGTATGGATCAACAGTCCCGTGTATCCATTGGAAGCAAGCGGAACCTCAGGCATGAAGGCAGGCATAAACGGAACCATCAATCTGAGCGTCCTCGATGGGTGGTGGGGGGAAGGCTATGACGGAAAGAATGGCTGGGCCATCAAGCCGGGACCCGAGAATATGGATGCAGTGCGTCGCGACAAGGAGGAAAGCAAGGATTTTTATGAAACGCTGCAGGATCACGTAGTCCCCCTTTACTATAACCGCGATAAGCTGGGCTATTCTTCGGGCTGGGTAAAGATGGCCAAGAACTCGATGAAGTCGCTGTTGCCGCGTTACAACGCCACCCGCATGATAACCGAATACACCATGAAGTTTTACCTGCCGGCAAAAAAGCAGGGCGCGCTTTATGCGGCGGATGACTTCAGCAATGCAAGGAAGATAGCCGCTTGGAAAGCGTTCGTAAGAGAAGCATGGCCAGGGGTTACGATCCGACGCCTGGATAAGCCTTTCAGCCAGATCAGCTTCGGGGAGGCAGTGGATTTTCGTGTTGCCGTCCGGTTGAACGGGTTACATCCGGAGGATGTGGTGGTCGAACTGCTGATCTGTCGTCGATTGAAAAAGACTACGCTATGCTCGTTCAAGCACGTCCGCTTCCAGTTCAGGGGTATCGAGGAAGAATCGGCGGAGCACCTGTTCGAACTGGACCATACGCCCGATTTGTGTGGCAAGCTGGACTACTATATCCGGGTTTATCCCTATCATGCCTTATTGACCCATCCATTCGAGATGGGCATGATGGTGTGGCTGTAG
- the glgA gene encoding glycogen synthase GlgA, which produces MTPAQSYPHLDVLFITPEIHPLNKTGGLGEVSAALPTALSELGMDVRILIPGYPQILNGLKNKQKIAEFAAQSSFPAATLLSARLPFGASGNVPLFIIDCPELYRRDGGPYTDPQGHNWPDNAIRFGLLSKIGAILASDASPLDWHPDVVHCNDWQSGLVPAYLHFHKGTKAASLMVIHNLAFQGVFSPETVSQLGLPQTSFHTEGVEYYGGMSFLKAGLYYCDHIVTVSPTYAREIQVAPLGFGMEGLLSLRHEHITGIVNGISDEWNPVNDPHLEQNYSMDDLSGKVINKAALQQQLGLTVDPDVPLFGAVSRLTYQKGYDLLLRIITQLIDIPGQLVILGSGETMLEQELMRMARNHPGKMAVRIGFDEKLAHLIEAGADCFLMPSRFEPCGLNQMYSQCYGTPPLVHGTGGLLDTVVDCTAESLADGTATGFVFHELTPEAFLGALERAVAAYRDKPVWDRLMRNGMVQDFSWRASATDYRKIYLSLLNQKR; this is translated from the coding sequence ATGACTCCTGCACAATCCTATCCGCACCTCGACGTTCTATTCATCACACCCGAGATTCACCCTCTTAACAAAACCGGAGGGCTGGGGGAAGTGAGCGCCGCCTTGCCCACCGCCTTGAGTGAACTCGGAATGGATGTGCGCATACTCATTCCGGGCTATCCCCAGATACTCAATGGATTGAAAAACAAGCAGAAGATAGCGGAGTTTGCCGCTCAATCCTCATTTCCGGCAGCAACACTGCTATCGGCAAGGTTGCCATTTGGCGCCTCTGGCAATGTTCCACTGTTCATTATTGATTGCCCGGAACTCTACCGGCGTGACGGAGGTCCCTACACCGACCCCCAGGGGCACAACTGGCCCGATAATGCGATACGCTTTGGTCTTCTCTCAAAAATCGGCGCCATTCTGGCAAGCGACGCCAGCCCTTTGGACTGGCATCCGGACGTTGTTCATTGCAATGACTGGCAAAGCGGCCTGGTACCTGCCTATCTCCATTTCCATAAGGGAACAAAGGCAGCATCTCTGATGGTGATTCATAACCTCGCTTTTCAAGGGGTGTTTTCTCCCGAGACTGTATCTCAACTGGGATTGCCTCAGACCAGCTTCCATACCGAAGGGGTGGAATATTATGGAGGCATGTCCTTCCTCAAGGCCGGGCTCTACTATTGCGACCATATCGTCACTGTAAGTCCTACCTATGCGAGGGAGATTCAGGTTGCGCCTCTCGGTTTTGGAATGGAGGGACTGCTTTCCCTGCGGCACGAGCACATCACGGGCATCGTGAACGGCATTTCCGATGAATGGAATCCTGTCAATGATCCCCATCTTGAGCAAAACTATTCGATGGATGATCTGTCCGGCAAAGTCATCAACAAGGCAGCGCTGCAACAGCAACTAGGGCTTACCGTCGATCCTGATGTTCCGCTGTTTGGCGCAGTGAGCCGCCTCACTTATCAGAAAGGCTATGATCTGCTTTTGCGGATCATCACACAACTGATTGACATACCCGGGCAACTCGTTATTCTGGGGAGTGGCGAGACGATGCTGGAGCAGGAGCTGATGCGGATGGCAAGAAATCATCCCGGAAAAATGGCGGTACGTATCGGTTTTGACGAAAAACTCGCGCATCTGATAGAGGCAGGGGCTGACTGCTTCCTGATGCCATCAAGATTTGAACCCTGTGGCCTGAATCAGATGTACAGCCAGTGCTATGGCACTCCTCCCCTCGTTCATGGAACGGGCGGCTTGCTCGATACCGTGGTTGACTGCACGGCGGAGAGCCTGGCTGATGGAACCGCCACGGGTTTCGTATTTCATGAACTGACACCCGAGGCCTTTCTGGGGGCATTGGAGAGGGCTGTTGCGGCGTATCGGGACAAACCGGTTTGGGATCGTCTGATGCGAAATGGTATGGTACAGGATTTCAGCTGGCGTGCCAGCGCAACCGACTACCGGAAAATCTACCTGTCGCTGCTCAATCAGAAACGATAG
- the glgB gene encoding 1,4-alpha-glucan branching protein GlgB has translation MRAYPTIQRPSIKRDPRLHALLAGRLHDPFSFLGPHVEHGHWVVRAFHPHAASIWINTDDGFESMTRAHPAGVFEWWGLIPLPLPYQLRIEEASFEAPAHVYDIYDAYAFPPQVSEHDLYLFNEGRLHQAYRMLGSHLVEMEGVAGVRFSVWAPNAERVSVVGSFNRWDGRIHPMVSHGASGVWELFIPGVPTDSFYKYEIRNRDTGAILLKTDPYARHYEVRPGTAARAPSASRMTWGDARWMAQRAVWDWLATPLNIYEVHAGSWKRHANGSFYSYRELADHLLPYVREMGYTHIELLPISEHPLDESWGYQTTGYFAATSRYGTSDDLKFFINACHQEGIGVILDWVPAHFPQDAFALARFDGSALYEHEDPRMGLHQDWGTHIFNYGRNEVKSFLLSSAHYWLSEFHLDGLRVDAVASMLYLDYSRLPGEWLPNRYGGRENLEAIDFLRELNIMVHQEFPGALTLAEESTAWPGVSRPTYVGGLGFSMKWNMGWMNDTLVYMRNDPVYRRFHHEQLTFGQLYAYSENFVLPFSHDEVVHGKGSLLGKMPGDAWQQFANLRLLFTYQMTYPGKKLNFMGNEFAQGREWNSSRELDWYQLGDGWHEGVKMAARDLNQLYSAVAALHQRDFEPEGFSWVDCHDADNSVISYLRFARNGSFALVVLNFTPVPRYRYRIGVPTSGSYQEIFNSDSRYYGGSDLGNMGSIRTTGQPSMERMDSIVITLPPLAGLIFVHTDLPAINTDG, from the coding sequence ATGCGAGCGTATCCTACAATACAGCGCCCCTCCATCAAGCGAGACCCTAGGTTGCATGCCCTGCTGGCTGGACGCCTGCACGATCCTTTCAGTTTCCTTGGCCCCCATGTGGAACATGGACATTGGGTGGTGCGCGCCTTCCATCCCCATGCTGCAAGCATCTGGATCAACACGGATGACGGTTTCGAAAGCATGACAAGAGCCCATCCTGCCGGAGTTTTTGAATGGTGGGGACTTATACCCCTGCCTCTGCCTTATCAGCTACGCATCGAAGAGGCTTCCTTCGAAGCACCCGCACATGTGTATGATATTTATGACGCCTATGCGTTCCCTCCACAAGTTTCGGAACATGACCTGTATCTGTTCAACGAAGGCCGCTTGCATCAGGCTTACAGGATGCTCGGTTCTCATTTGGTGGAAATGGAAGGGGTTGCCGGAGTTCGTTTTTCCGTTTGGGCACCGAATGCGGAGCGCGTCAGTGTGGTCGGAAGCTTTAACCGCTGGGATGGACGTATCCATCCCATGGTCTCCCACGGCGCGAGCGGAGTATGGGAATTGTTTATCCCCGGCGTGCCGACGGATTCATTTTATAAATATGAAATCCGGAATCGGGATACCGGCGCGATCCTTCTCAAAACGGATCCTTATGCGCGCCATTATGAAGTACGTCCCGGCACTGCTGCCCGTGCCCCATCCGCCAGCAGGATGACATGGGGCGACGCGCGCTGGATGGCTCAGCGCGCAGTATGGGATTGGCTTGCCACCCCGCTCAATATTTATGAAGTTCATGCCGGGTCATGGAAACGGCACGCGAACGGAAGTTTTTATTCATACCGGGAACTTGCCGATCACCTGCTCCCGTATGTGCGGGAAATGGGATACACGCATATCGAGTTGCTCCCTATTTCGGAGCATCCCCTCGATGAATCCTGGGGTTATCAGACGACGGGTTATTTTGCCGCAACCAGTCGCTACGGCACATCGGACGACCTGAAATTTTTCATCAACGCCTGTCATCAGGAGGGAATCGGTGTAATCCTGGACTGGGTCCCCGCACATTTTCCGCAGGATGCTTTCGCCCTGGCCCGATTCGATGGGAGTGCCCTATATGAACATGAGGATCCACGCATGGGACTGCATCAGGACTGGGGCACGCACATTTTCAACTACGGACGCAATGAGGTGAAATCGTTTCTCCTTTCCAGCGCCCACTACTGGCTATCGGAATTTCATCTTGACGGGCTGCGTGTCGATGCTGTCGCTTCCATGCTCTATCTCGACTATTCGCGACTTCCGGGTGAATGGCTGCCCAACAGATATGGAGGCAGGGAGAATCTGGAAGCCATCGATTTTCTGCGTGAACTGAATATCATGGTGCATCAGGAATTTCCGGGGGCGCTGACACTTGCCGAGGAATCCACTGCATGGCCGGGTGTATCCCGTCCGACTTATGTCGGCGGGCTGGGTTTTTCCATGAAGTGGAACATGGGCTGGATGAACGACACTCTGGTGTATATGCGCAATGATCCCGTCTACCGGCGTTTCCATCATGAGCAGTTGACGTTCGGGCAGTTATACGCATACAGCGAAAACTTTGTGCTGCCGTTCTCCCATGATGAAGTGGTTCACGGCAAAGGTTCGCTTCTGGGCAAGATGCCTGGAGATGCATGGCAACAATTCGCCAACCTGCGCCTGCTGTTTACCTATCAGATGACATATCCCGGGAAAAAACTCAACTTCATGGGGAATGAATTTGCCCAGGGGCGTGAGTGGAATTCATCGCGCGAACTCGACTGGTATCAGTTAGGCGATGGCTGGCATGAGGGAGTAAAAATGGCAGCGCGAGACCTCAACCAACTGTACAGTGCCGTCGCCGCACTGCATCAACGTGATTTCGAGCCGGAAGGCTTTTCGTGGGTGGATTGTCACGACGCGGATAACTCTGTGATCAGTTATCTGCGCTTTGCACGAAACGGTTCGTTTGCTCTGGTGGTACTCAATTTTACGCCGGTGCCACGCTACCGTTACCGCATCGGGGTGCCCACATCGGGAAGCTATCAGGAAATCTTCAATAGCGATTCTCGTTACTATGGGGGCAGCGATCTCGGTAACATGGGAAGTATCCGCACCACCGGCCAGCCTTCCATGGAACGGATGGATTCAATTGTTATCACCCTGCCGCCGCTTGCCGGGCTCATTTTCGTTCATACTGATCTGCCTGCAATCAACACCGACGGATAA
- the glgC gene encoding glucose-1-phosphate adenylyltransferase, whose product MKLPADLRSYSQITRNSIAMILAGGRGTRLRQLTDWRAKPAVPFGGKFRIIDFPLSNCVNSGIRRIGVATQYKAQSLISHIQQGWGFLDGRFQEFIELLPAQQRTEESWYQGTADAVYQNIDILRSHNPDYVLILGGDHVYKMDYAKLLADHIAKSAEMTIACIDLPLEEASAFGVMSVTKDGRVTDFTEKPSVPTAVPGRPGYALVSMGIYVFNADFLFDQLIRDHDDPNSSHDFGKDLIPHLVPRSRVFTHRFSDSCVNMVSGVPYWRDVGTVEAYWEANLDLVQVTPDLNLYDQDWPIWTHQEQLPPAKFVFDNDDRRGQALDSMVSGGCIISGATVRRSLLFSNVQVRSYSVLEDSVILPNVDVGRNARLRRVVVDKNCIIPPGLEVGFDPVEDRKHFYVTETGVTLVTPEMLGQKIHYVR is encoded by the coding sequence ATGAAATTGCCGGCTGACTTGCGCTCTTATAGCCAGATCACACGTAATTCAATAGCAATGATACTGGCCGGCGGCCGTGGCACCCGGCTGCGGCAGTTGACCGATTGGCGGGCGAAACCTGCGGTTCCTTTCGGCGGCAAGTTTCGTATCATCGATTTCCCTCTTTCAAATTGCGTGAATTCCGGTATTCGCCGCATTGGTGTCGCAACGCAATACAAGGCGCAAAGCCTGATCAGCCATATCCAGCAGGGATGGGGGTTTCTTGACGGACGGTTTCAGGAATTCATCGAACTGTTGCCGGCACAACAGAGAACCGAAGAAAGCTGGTATCAGGGAACAGCGGATGCCGTATACCAGAATATAGACATCCTGCGGAGTCATAATCCGGATTACGTACTGATCCTGGGCGGCGATCACGTCTACAAAATGGATTATGCCAAATTGCTGGCCGATCACATTGCGAAATCCGCCGAGATGACCATTGCCTGTATCGATCTTCCTCTGGAAGAGGCGAGTGCTTTCGGAGTCATGAGTGTAACCAAGGACGGAAGGGTGACAGATTTCACCGAAAAGCCTTCAGTTCCCACAGCGGTTCCAGGTCGTCCGGGCTATGCACTTGTCAGCATGGGAATATACGTTTTCAACGCTGATTTTCTTTTCGATCAGTTGATACGTGATCACGACGATCCGAACTCGTCGCATGATTTCGGCAAGGATCTGATCCCGCATCTTGTTCCACGGAGCCGTGTGTTCACCCACCGCTTCTCGGACAGTTGCGTGAACATGGTTTCTGGCGTACCGTATTGGCGCGACGTGGGGACAGTCGAGGCGTATTGGGAAGCCAATCTCGACCTGGTTCAGGTGACGCCCGATCTGAACCTGTATGATCAGGACTGGCCTATCTGGACGCACCAGGAGCAGCTACCTCCGGCCAAATTTGTCTTTGATAATGATGATCGGCGAGGGCAGGCGCTGGATTCCATGGTTTCCGGAGGTTGCATTATCAGCGGGGCAACCGTGCGCCGCTCGCTATTGTTTTCCAATGTGCAGGTGCGAAGTTACAGCGTGCTTGAAGACTCGGTGATATTGCCGAACGTGGATGTAGGTCGAAACGCACGGTTGAGGCGGGTAGTGGTCGACAAGAACTGCATCATTCCTCCCGGTCTGGAGGTGGGATTTGATCCGGTGGAAGACAGAAAGCATTTTTATGTGACGGAAACGGGTGTTACGCTTGTCACTCCGGAAATGCTGGGGCAAAAGATACATTACGTAAGATAA
- a CDS encoding glycoside hydrolase family 57 protein, which translates to MQPVQLVLLWHMHQPDYRNYETGEFMLPWVYLHAIKDYSDMAAHLEAHPHMKAVVNFVPVLLDQLEDYATQFASGEIRDPLLRLLAIPSLDDVSEEDRLRAFDSCFRSNHLTMMQPYPAYKRLYDIHEMLREYGDGELTYLSGQYLADLLVWYHLAWTGESVRRSSEVVIQLMTQAKGFSYADRMQLLDVIGEVVQGLIPRYRKLVESGQIELSTTPHYHPLAPLLIDFSSARESVPGSALPIEPVYPGGRSRVASQLVSAIESHAARFGARPEGVWPAEGAVSAPLLEILGEKGCQWCASGEGVLANSLRHSYPGEPLPERSRFLYRPYRVDGKSGDVICFFRDEKLSDMIGFEYAKWFGRDAAEHLVRSLEEIGHSALPGEKPVVSVILDGENAWEYYPYNGYYFLNDLYEILENHPSIHSTTYRDYIASENEKEAARLPLLTAGSWVYGTFSTWIGDRDKNRAWDLLSAAKHSYDLVMQSGRLTPDERKKAERQLASCESSDWFWWLGDYNPPYAVSSFDQLFRDNLANLYVLLKLPVPISITEPISHGGGVHETSGAMRRAS; encoded by the coding sequence ATGCAACCAGTACAATTAGTCTTGCTGTGGCACATGCATCAGCCGGATTATCGCAATTACGAGACCGGCGAATTCATGCTCCCATGGGTATACCTGCATGCGATCAAGGATTACAGCGATATGGCTGCTCACCTTGAGGCTCATCCCCACATGAAGGCGGTGGTCAATTTCGTGCCGGTATTGCTCGATCAGCTCGAGGACTATGCCACCCAGTTTGCTTCCGGAGAGATCCGGGATCCGCTGTTGCGGTTGCTGGCTATCCCCAGCCTGGATGACGTTTCCGAAGAAGATCGGTTACGCGCCTTCGACAGTTGTTTTCGCAGCAATCATCTGACCATGATGCAGCCATATCCCGCGTACAAACGCCTGTACGACATCCATGAAATGTTGAGGGAATACGGAGATGGGGAATTGACCTATCTTTCCGGCCAGTATCTTGCGGATCTGCTTGTCTGGTATCACCTGGCTTGGACGGGTGAAAGTGTGCGGCGAAGCAGTGAGGTTGTGATCCAGTTGATGACCCAGGCGAAGGGTTTCAGCTATGCAGACCGAATGCAGTTGCTCGATGTGATCGGAGAGGTTGTGCAGGGCTTGATTCCTCGTTATCGCAAGTTGGTGGAGTCGGGGCAGATCGAGCTTTCCACCACACCGCATTACCATCCGCTCGCACCCTTGCTGATCGATTTTTCATCCGCTCGCGAAAGTGTGCCGGGTTCGGCTCTGCCGATCGAACCGGTTTATCCCGGCGGGCGGAGCCGCGTCGCATCCCAACTGGTTTCCGCCATTGAAAGCCATGCCGCGCGTTTTGGCGCAAGACCCGAGGGAGTATGGCCGGCGGAAGGAGCGGTATCGGCACCGCTACTTGAGATACTGGGTGAAAAAGGTTGCCAGTGGTGCGCCAGTGGCGAAGGGGTGCTGGCGAACAGTTTGCGTCACTCCTATCCGGGCGAGCCTCTGCCGGAGAGGAGCCGCTTTCTTTACCGGCCATATCGGGTTGACGGCAAATCAGGCGATGTCATTTGCTTCTTCCGGGACGAGAAGTTGTCGGACATGATCGGTTTCGAATATGCCAAGTGGTTTGGTCGGGACGCTGCCGAGCACCTGGTGCGATCTCTGGAGGAGATCGGGCACAGCGCATTGCCGGGAGAGAAACCGGTGGTGAGCGTGATTCTCGACGGTGAGAATGCCTGGGAATACTATCCTTACAATGGATATTATTTCCTCAATGATCTGTACGAAATTCTGGAAAACCATCCTTCCATCCATTCCACGACCTATCGCGACTATATCGCGTCCGAGAACGAGAAGGAAGCGGCCCGCCTGCCGCTTCTGACCGCCGGCAGCTGGGTGTATGGAACTTTCTCCACCTGGATCGGGGATCGGGACAAGAACCGTGCGTGGGATCTGCTGAGCGCCGCCAAGCACAGTTATGATCTTGTCATGCAAAGTGGGCGCCTGACCCCTGACGAAAGAAAGAAAGCGGAGCGGCAGCTTGCGTCCTGCGAAAGCTCCGACTGGTTCTGGTGGTTGGGGGACTATAATCCGCCTTACGCGGTATCGAGCTTCGACCAGTTATTCCGCGACAATCTTGCCAATCTTTATGTCCTGCTGAAATTGCCCGTACCCATTTCCATCACTGAGCCAATCAGCCACGGAGGAGGAGTGCATGAAACGAGTGGTGCGATGCGGCGTGCTTCCTGA
- the fdxA gene encoding ferredoxin FdxA — translation MTYVVTESCIKCKYTDCVDVCPVDCFREGPNFLVIDPDECIDCTLCVAECPVEAIYSEDDVPGTQQHFIALNAELSKSWKPIIEKKDALPDADDWAKVTEKLEKLER, via the coding sequence ATGACTTATGTAGTAACTGAAAGTTGTATCAAATGCAAATACACGGATTGCGTAGATGTGTGTCCAGTGGATTGCTTTCGGGAAGGGCCCAATTTTCTGGTGATTGATCCTGACGAGTGCATCGACTGCACTTTGTGTGTAGCTGAGTGCCCGGTAGAGGCTATTTACTCTGAGGACGATGTGCCGGGAACTCAGCAGCATTTCATTGCACTCAATGCCGAATTATCCAAATCCTGGAAACCTATCATCGAGAAAAAGGATGCGCTGCCTGATGCCGACGATTGGGCAAAAGTGACGGAAAAACTGGAAAAGCTGGAACGCTGA